Proteins from a genomic interval of Musa acuminata AAA Group cultivar baxijiao chromosome BXJ1-9, Cavendish_Baxijiao_AAA, whole genome shotgun sequence:
- the LOC135593547 gene encoding hypothetical protein At1g04090-like, which produces MGNCIPFPTTRDLSVSRRRKSLPIQTSFKLPSPLPSWPPGGEFAQGIIDLGGLEVCQVSTFTQVWATHEGGQDGLGATFFKPSTVPIGFSVLGYYAQPNNQPLFGWVLVGRDSGDGDTLAQPSDYTLVWSSESSNINQDGRGYFWLPTPPEGYHAVGLVVTNSSEKPSVEEVRCVRSDLTDEPESDAYIWSTDGFSVDSLRPATRGINALGVSVGTFIARANGAAISAALSCLKNRKANFSSMPNLRQVEALMQAYSPWIYFHPDEIYFPSSVSWFFDNGALLYQKGNQNPTPIDSGGSNLPQGDSNDGTYWIDLPANDGQKNKIMKGDISSTKLYLHIKPMLGATFTDVVIWIFYPFNGPAKAKVGLFNVSLGKIGEHVGDWEHLTLRISNFTGELRRLYFAEHSSGTWVDASQLDFQGGNKPVGYSSLHGHAMYSKPGLVLQGNSKLGIGIRNDTAKGNSIDNGRSFEVVAAEYMGSAVTEPAWLNYMREWGPKISYDISNELKKVEKLLPGKFRSRLESIINSLPDEVLREEGPTGPKEKSSWAMDEN; this is translated from the exons ATGGGGAACTGTATTCCCTTCCCAACCACCAGAGACCTCTCTGTTTCAAGGAGGAGGAAATCTCTCCCAATCCAAACATCCTTTAAGCTTCCATCTCCGTTACCATCTTGGCCACCAG GTGGGGAATTTGCCCAGGGGATAATAGATCTTGGAGGCCTGGAGGTGTGCCAAGTCTCCACGTTCACGCAAGTTTGGGCTACCCATGAAGGCGGCCAAGATGGCCTCGGTGCAACCTTCTTCAAACCTTCGACAGTCCCCATTGGCTTCTCGGTGCTGGGCTACTATGCCCAACCGAACAACCAGCCTCTGTTTGGCTGGGTTCTGGTCGGGAGAGACTCCGGCGACGGTGACACGCTCGCGCAGCCATCGGACTACACCCTTGTTTGGAGCAGCGAGTCATCTAACATCAATCAAGATGGTCGTGGCTACTTCTGGCTGCCGACGCCACCTGAAGGATACCATGCTGTCGGCCTTGTCGTCACGAACTCATCGGAGAAGCCTTCGGTCGAGGAAGTCAGATGCGTGAGGAGCGACCTGACCGACGAGCCTGAGAGCGATGCATACATATGGAGCACTGATGGATTCAGTGTGGATAGCTTAAGGCCCGCTACAAGGGGCATCAATGCCCTCGGTGTGTCGGTTGGAACATTCATAGCCCGAGCAAATGGAGCTGCGATTTCTGCAGCATTGTCTTGTTTGAAGAACAGGAAGGCCAACTTCTCTTCCATGCCGAACCTTCGTCAAGTGGAGGCCCTCATGCAAGCTTACTCACCATGGATTTACTTCCACCCGGATGAGATCTACTTCCCCTCATCTGTAAGCTGGTTCTTCGACAACGGTGCGCTGCTATACCAGAAAGGAAACCAGAATCCTACTCCTATAGACTCCGGTGGTTCGAACCTTCCCCAGGGAGACTCCAACGACGGCACCTACTGGATAGATCTTCCGGCCAATGACGGCCAGAAGAATAAGATCATGAAAGGAGACATTTCCAGCACGAAGTTGTACCTACACATCAAACCGATGCTCGGCGCGACCTTCACCGACGTCGTCATATGGATCTTCTATCCATTCAATGGGCCTGCAAAAGCCAAGGTGGGGCTGTTCAACGTATCACTGGGGAAGATAGGAGAGCATGTGGGTGACTGGGAGCACTTGACACTAAGGATAAGCAACTTCACCGGCGAGCTACGGAGGCTCTATTTTGCCGAGCACAGCTCAGGCACTTGGGTGGATGCTTCACAGCTCGATTTCCAGGGGGGGAACAAGCCCGTGGGGTATTCTTCATTGCATGGCCATGCTATGTACTCGAAGCCAGGCCTTGTCCTACAAGGGAATTCCAAACTGGGTATTGGCATCAGGAATGACACTGCGAAAGGTAACAGCATCGATAACGGGAGGAGCTTCGAGGTGGTGGCGGCGGAGTACATGGGGTCGGCGGTCACAGAGCCTGCATGGCTGAACTACATGAGGGAGTGGGGGCCGAAGATAAGCTATGACATCTCGAACGAGCTCAAGAAAGTGGAGAAGCTGCTTCCTGGGAAGTTCAGGTCCAGGTTGGAGAGCATCATCAATAGTCTTCCCGATGAAGTTCTTCGGGAAGAAGGGCCTACCGGCCCAAAGGAGAAGAGCAGTTGGGCAATGGATGAGAACTAA
- the LOC135594118 gene encoding cytochrome P450 89A2-like produces the protein MDHGAPRDGGAPAAEAVRQNRGGRGAQAEISDDDLHRMPYLKAVIMKGLSQHPPAHFLLPHTASEGVSINGYLVPWGASVNFTVAEMGWDEKLWARPERFLAGGEGEEVGTTVGREIKMMPFGVVRRIGLLVRRGQSVERVRVKPVEGEE, from the coding sequence ATGGATCATGGCGCACCTCGTGATGGAGGAGCACCTGCAGCGGAAGCTGTTCGACAAAATCGAGGAGGTCGCGGAGCGCAGGCGGAGATCAGCGACGATGACCTGCATAGGATGCCGTACCTCAAGGCGGTGATCATGAAGGGGCTGAGCCAGCACCCTCCGGCCCATTTCCTCCTGCCGCATACGGCATCGGAGGGCGTGAGCATCAACGGCTACCTGGTACCCTGGGGCGCCTCGGTCAACTTCACAGTAGCGGAGATGGGGTGGGACGAGAAGTTGTGGGCACGGCCAGAGAGGTTCTTGGCGGGCGGAGAAGGCGAGGAGGTGGGCACAACGGTGGGCCGGGAGATCAAGATGATGCCGTTCGGGGTGGTGAGACGGATAGGACTTCTTGTTCGTCGTGGCCAATCTGTTGAGAGAGTTCGAGTGAAGCCTGTGGAAGGGGAGGAGTAG